TTGAGCCATTTGGTGACCATTAGGCATAAAATTAGGAGGAATATTATACATGGGAGGCTGCATCGGTCCTTCGTTTCCATCATTCCCACTCTCGTTATCATCATCCTCCTTCACCTTCTGCTTCTTCACATCTTCTAGCTGTAGTTGctgctcttgttgttgttgttgttgttgttgttcatcttCAATCGGTAACCTCTCGTAAGTGGCATTGCAAAACGTAGCAGCTATCACAATAACAGGTCCAGAGGCGATAAGCGGGCCAGCAACACCTCCTCCCACGACTTGACCTTGAGCTCCAGCTAAGTAAATAGTTAGACCAGCGGCTGCAGCAGGAGAACCAGAAGTAGGAAGAAAAGCACCACACATAGACAAGATCTCAAACTGACCACGCAAGCTCACAACTCCACCAGACGCAGCAGGCTGACGCAGAGTAACATTAGTGACCAAACCACTACCGCTCAGCACAGAAACACCACGGCCGCGTCTACGAGCAAAGGCGTTTAAGCTTTCCGCCACGTCAGCGCCAGTAGCGATCTCAAGAACATGGCTCTGAAGAGAGTTAGGGCTTTCTTTGGTGACAACGACCGGACTCTTTGGTTTGTTCTTGGAACCAGGAGGTCTACCTCTAGGACGCCGACCCGTAGAACCGGATCCAGATCCAGGATCAACAGCCGGTTGCTCGTCACGGCTGGTCTGCTCTTCTTGGCTCTGAGTCTGAGTATTATTAGGGCTTCCACTGGTGAAGTCATGGTCCAATCTTGGATCCGAACGGGTCATAGTcggtgtgttgttgttgttactgtttctgtgGTGTAAAGAAGGAGCTGATGAAGTCACGGGACTCTCAACTCCACCGATTGCAACATTCCCAACCCACCAAGGATTCGccattgatttttttccttttcttctccagtaaaaaaattagaaataaaacttttttttttcttttcttcttcttttttggttttgggttgaTGGGCTCTCCGACAAGAAACTATTACAAACAGGAAGAGAATCCGAAAACcttatctttaaaaaaagagagaactttAGATTAACCAAATCCAAACCAACATGTTGCATGAAGCAGACACAGAAGACATGGGTGTATCATTTGTTTGCTATCATCAtacctgagagagagagagagagagagagggaaaagaaaatagaatcagatcaagaacaagaagaaaacgcaAATTAGAAAAATTCCTAAAAGCTAAGAGAGCAAAGATCAAATaaggaaaaacagaaaaaaagaaacccaaaaaatcTTAACTTTTATATTCCCatggaataaaaatattaccTTTATCACAAAAAGGAAGTTTCtttgtctgtttttttctttttttgctgagaagaaaatagttaaaataaaaaaacaaggagaagagaggaagagagagagaccaaacaaaacaaaaggttttaaaattttcaggcAGAGATTTTTGTACTTTGAAAGTCGTGTGAGAAGTCTTATTACCGTCTCTTTCTACTTTGTACTTTGGGGAAAATATATTGGGAGCGTGTGTGCGTacgttaaaataaataaaaaaggactCTGATGGGAGGCGTACGATAAGGGGATTATGATTTGATCTTTCGTGATAACGGGTCTCTGAAgcggtcctctctcttctcttcttcttcttctatctctctctcgacCAGAGCCGTCCTTTTGGACCATTGNNNNNNNNNNNNNNNNNNNNNNNNNNNNNNNNNNNNNNNNNNNNNNNNNNNNNNNNNNNNNNNNNNNNNNNNNNNNNNNNNNNNNNNNNNNNNNNNNNNNNNNNNNNNNNNNNNNNNNNNNNNNNNNNNNNNNNNNNNNNNNNNNNNNNNNNNNNNNNNNNNNNNNNNNNNNNNNNNNNNNNNNNNNNNNNNNNNNNNNNNNNNNNNNNNNNNNNNNNNNNNNNNNNNNNNNNNNNNNNNNNNNNNNNNNNNNNNNNNNNNNNNNNNNNNNNNNNNNNNNNNNNNNNNNNNNttttttttggtttgataatagtgagtgaaataaaaaatcaacttagaaacccaaaaataaaaagttgacTCGAGGAAAATCTAAAAGACAGAGACCTTTAACTTAGGTAGCTAGAGACCTATAGTGTATACTGTATATAAACATTGTCAACTTACGCTAAATTATCTTGTTTTCGAGTTTCATCAATTATAACCACTAGCGTTTATACGTATGATTTTATCATTTATGAAATAGCTAGCTATAGAGCAATGGcgaataaagaaagaaaaaagctatagatgaaaaaaaagaaaaaggtggtAACGTTTAATTATGGTTACTATAAATGGAAATAAATATTGTAAGGTCCAATTAAGGTCTTTAATTCATTTGTAATTCAATCCCATATGGTTTTGGATAATATGCAAGAGTAGGCATAGGCATGTGGATGTTTGGATCGAGTAATTCGGATTCGGGTTTTTCGGGTTTAATAATATAGGATCCGAACAGGTGTTCATATAATTTCGGGTTGGGTTTAGGTTCGGTTCCTATCAGGTTCCGattatttggatattgacttTAAGAAACCTGTAatgtatccaaaatatattcggTTATGGATAGTACCTACTCGAACATATCCAAAGTACCCACAAAAATCTGAAATGTATCCATAAAACCCGAAAAATCTGAAATATAATTGTACAACCAGTTgtataatttaacaaattcaacaagaaaaaatgaactaaatcttaaacaaatgaaactgagcataccatgaaatcttaaacaaatgaaattgaGCATATCATGTCTCGCAAAACAATTCGCAAAGATTCGAAGAGGGAGATTAAGGCAAACGGttttatgaaatcaaatcatatgtGATAGTGTGATATCGTGTAGAATTGTTCTCGGGTATAAATATATTCGGTtcttcgggttcggttcgggtaatatCTGATACCTGTGattatttgaaaatgaaaacctATTGATTATTTAGACAGAATTGGTTTGGGTCGGGTTTGAGTATTTTCGGGTCAGGTTCGGATCGATTTTTCCAATTCGGTTTATTTGTCCAGGCCTagcaagagagagagtgtgACATTTGACTAATCTGTTATTGAATGCTAAAGGATAACCCCAATttccagaaagaaagaaaaatatatgctaTTGAGACATTGAATTTGAGGAGGGATGACGACGAtttgatattaaataaatttgatattatCAAACCATCTTGAAATTTTCATTTCCCGCTTGAGAAATTGGAATTTTATAGTTCATTGTATATAGTACAATTTTGTTTGACCAGACCATACGACCATATCcagttataaaaataatttatgatgtCTGATGTCAAAAAAGGAACAATAATAATTCTTGAAATATTGAATTTGGTGGTCTCACTTCTTTAATGAAGTGAATCAAGAAAAGGAGGACACCACCGGCCCCAATGGCCACTAGAACGGAACGTTACATTATACCATTTGTAtttaatgtctttttttgtCGCCTTTTATATTCATCttgtatttaatttatattaccTACCTCTATATGTCTATCATTTATGTATAACCTTCCTCACCAGTTTTAAATAAAACGACATATGCATGGAGCATGGTAGAAAGTTTCAACTCTGTACACTGAAAATATACTACCAAATGAAAAATAGAAGCAAAAATATAATGTTCGATTATCAAAACCCAACCAAGGGTATCATTGTTCTTCAATGATCAATACCATTAGTCGGTGATATTTGGGAATCTTAACAGTAAACCTCTTGAGCAGTAATATCATTGTTCTTCAATAATCAATACCATTAGTCGGAATTCAGAAATCATCTACACAAAATAGTAACATGTCGTTGTCGTTTAGAAGTTCAACACCAATCAATGTCATCATTAGACTTTAAAATTATCAGGTTTCGTTGTCAAATTGTAATTAACTACTTGTTCACACTTCAGATGCTATATATATCTTCTCTATATTCTGTTTCACTTATTCCGGTGTTCTTTCAACTTCAATCATCATTAGTAGAATTGAAGGAAGACCATAAGTTATAACTGTACGATCGAGTATGCTTTCTTCAAGATGAACACAAAAATAAGCAAATAACTAACAAGTCTTCGATAACACGTAATAGTGTGCAACCAACCCTACCGATAAGTACCTTTCAGTGTATATAATATGCAGAATTTGATAAATTATGTCTAAATAGCATTTTTGCGATAATATTACCTTTGAAAAGAGAGAGGAGTACCAAATATCTTCGTCTTTTCATCATCTTACAGCATGGACAAAAACATCGTTGCTCCTATACTCCCACAGTCCCACCCAAATTGAAACTGAAGTCAGCACTAACCAAGCGTACAAGATTTATCTCATATAATTGTGTCTTCACTTAATATTGCAGAATGCAACGATCAAtgcaaaactatatatactgATTCGGAAAGATTTGCTCCAACAAACTTTTTTAACTATATAGTATTACATAATACTCCAACTAACAAgaaactattttatatttcatttaaattcGTTAACAAAAAATAGGAGACGATAATTTCTTGTTAGTGTGGTGTTCAAGATAAATGAATGAATAAGCTAAAAGAGATCAGCTTCGTTTCGTAAataaagggtttttttttaataaaaacttttctttaattCATTGATGGGTTTcttgttgccaaaaaaaaaaacaaaatccattggTGGGGTTTGGTAGAGTATGCGCTGCTTTTTGGGCCCTAAGGTTTATCTCAAACCCAAAACATTTTgtcccctttttaataaaaaagtttgcaAACAGATAAGGAGAATTAATTAGTCTTGAACTGGTTACATTGAAGAAAATTAAACCAACTAGCAATCGTTCTAATGCATCTTTAAGAGATTTTGTCTCAAAGTTTGATGTATAATTCTAGTCTCAAATCCTAAAAGTTATAGTTTAGAGAATCTCAAGACCAGCCCTTGTGGTTCTGTTGCCACACCCTCAACTAGTTCTCTGCTTTGGTTTGTTCAAGAGCAATTTTCTAAGTCCAAAGTCTATATTTGTAGCAGAAGCGAACTGGCGAGTGAGAATGAAGATATAagattttgaaattgttttcACAAGGCAGACAACTACCATTTACATCTCTGACTCTTGTTATTTTAACCGCTCCCAAACATTGCTATACGAAACTCCTGATTTACATGTTTCTTTATTACATCATTTTTATAAGCATTAACATAGACTTTTTATTGCAACACCAAACTTAGGTAGTAGTAGTAAAAACCTTACGCATGAGCTGATTTTGTAGCTTTCTTCAGTTTGGAGTTAATGGCCTTGTCTTGATAAAGCTTTGGATTACGAGTTGAAATCCAGAGAAAAGCTCCAATAGCAAAGTCTCGCTTGTGAGCCAAGTCACCGTAAGTAGACAAACCGTAATCTGCTAAAACCCTGTCGAGCTTCCACTCTGGCATGTCTTGGTAATCTTCTTTAGAGTATCTTGGGTAATGGAGAGGCATCCGAAACACACTCGCTTCACTGTTCTTCTTGCCATTATCCagatccatatatatatatatatactgtatactgtataatattaattattatatcaaaaaaatcctctgttttgttgttgtcttgtgcTTCGGATGTGGAAATAGGCATGGGTTATATATGTTCTTGAGGCttacttatattattatatagagaTGTTGAAAGAGATAGTTTTAATTACACACCTAAtgtgtgagtttttttttgtcacacgGACTGGTTTGTTTACCTTCTTCATGGCCATTGGTAAACGCATGAACATGTGGATAATCACATAATTGTGATTTTTAACTATTTGATTACTCCAATCACTCGCACTTACGGAtggagtgaaaaaaaaaaacagaatgtcAAAAACTTGGAGTCTCAATTCTGTAAATAATATCTTAACTATATCAGGACAATATTGTTTTTCACGTATTGGATTATATGTTCTTCACAAACCCCTTCCACGTTACCAAACCAAAAGAGAGCACtactaaaagaaaagagaaaaaaaaaaaaaagacaaggaGTGANNNNNNNNNNNNNNNNNNNNNNNNNNNNNNNNNNNNNNNNNNNNNNNNNNNNNNNNNNNNNNNNNNNNNNNNNNNNNNNNNNNNNNNNNNNNNNNNNaaaaaaaaaaaaaaagagacaaggaGTGATGGCTAGGATCAGGTTCTTGAAAGGTCCCACATGGTGAGTCACATGGCTTCAAGAAGGATTCATCGTCTCAAAGCCTGCAACGTGTCATCACAGTCATTAACCAAGCCCCACTAGCTAATTTGGCCGACGTATGTTATGGACCATGACCACACTACTGCTTCCAGAAACTTCGTCACAAACTCTTGGCTTAGATTCCGTCATAAAACTAGTGGTTCGTGTCCCGCCACCTATGTGTTCACCCCCACGTGATTTATCCTACGTGGCTACTCTCGTTTTCCAAATAATGATACGTTTAACGCGTTATTTTGGAACCAACCCCGAAGTTATTGCTACTTTAGCAACTCACCCCTGTTGTTTCAAACCAACTCTCCTTTGTTCTTTCCTTATCCATCATTATTCATCAATACAAATCAAGGTCGGTGTCTAAAACACTTTCTAAAGGGAAGACCTAATTTGGGAAATATATTTGTAGATAACGTTTTAACAAAAATGGATTTCATCATGTAAAAGACTTTGGTCCACATACTCCAAGGAGATATTTACTTGGCTTACAACATATATCGCATATATATTCCAAAGAATATTTTACTTGGCTGACATTTTTCCCAAGATATTTCAtatcttttccttttatttttgatgaagaTATTTCAAATGTTTATCCACCAAAACCCAACAACAAGTTGTCTCAATATAAAATGAACTTTTtgggaaaaataaaagttgtgaCAATTCCAAATTATGATCATGGTATAGAAAATCTTAACTTTTTCAGTTAATTATAATCATTTCtactataaaatattatgttgcattaattaaataatgtttaaaagattaatgatactaattgaaattatatattaacaatataCATGATTTCACATGAATTACAATAAATGAAGATGTTAATGGATTGTTTGACACTATTACAAATTATATGACTCAGATAATTTGTAAAGTTCATAACTTATACTTGGTAACATGtggatttttttcttagttaaaaATATTGCCATCAGCTTAACATGGTGCAAAAGTGGCATatctatataattaaaagagacaTATGATTACatttatatgtctcttcacatTTGTGACAAACATTGAATACAAATTCCAGTTTGCTTATCCTCCTctcaatgatttatatataatattacttGTAAATACATAAGCCTTTTAGTTAttacaatgttttaatttatcttttaaattacCTTTTTATAGTCATTAAGAGAGATTACCAAAAAACTACTGAGTTTGTGAAGGATCTGGTTCTCACCAAAGTAACAACTCTTAGAAATCGAATATGATTTCCCTCTCGTactaaatgattttgatttatgtatACTTACATCtagtgtataatatatatttttacaaattttgatttaatcatCAATCAAGCAcataacagaaaataaaaacgTTAATCACTGAAAGATATGAGGATGAATCCTATCATGAAAACCGGATTTTTGTTGGGCTAATGATGattgaaaatgtataaaagaaatcaaagaatatTTGAAGACTATGTGGCTTGAAGGTTTTTTAAGTGTGAAGAGACATATGATTACATTTGTTGATATGTATGTGCTATATTGAAAGGTTGAAATCATGACTTTGATGACCTATTGAAGgcatttttaagaaaatgtttGGAACCACAAATGCACCGAACAATTTGTGTAATCATGTTACTaagctttatttatttttaattttgttttggcaAACTCATGTTCCTAGCTTATAATCAACAAATATTCTTTagacattttaaatataaaacttgaattaaaaaaaatatatatatatttagaatttcAGAAGAATATTGGATacaaagaatattttttaagagagaaacaagaaggttaattataaaaccaaaCTTGCTTAAGAAAATTGTAATTACTAAAGTGATTTTATTATAGCTTTGAGACGATATATATACTTGTGAAGAATAAACTCAATTTGTTTTCGACAATGCTGCTGTAAAAATATTCCAAGACAGTAgctgaattgattttttttacacataTGGGTAAATGGATTATTATTGAGCATTCGATTAAACTATAGATTGGGGGTCTTTACGATAGTAAACTAAATTTAGGGGTTAAATCGAAGATTCTAAACTAGATAGGTTTAAATTAAAAGGAGCCTATCAAcctatacatatacatatatatatacacgtcaACTTCTCTGTGAAGACTGATATTTCTAATCTCTCATTCGTCGTTTCGTTTCAGCTTTCTTTCATTCGTCAgagtgtttttgatttgtaaaattatgaatGGCGAGGGGGCAAAACTGGAGACTGGTGGAGGACCTAGCGCCGCCGCAGCACCaaagaaggaagaggaggaggacgagcaagtagtagtagtagtagctgGTAAAAGACTAGTGTACATGTGGGGTTACTTACCCGGAGCTTCTCCGCAACGTTCTCCTCTGATGTCACCCGTCGAAGTCAAGATCCCACCGGCAGTTGGAAGCTCTTGGAAAGATGTCTCCGGCGGTGGTTGCGGTTTCGCAATGGCTACTGCAGGTTTTTCCGAATGAATTTTCAATCAGTTTGCGAATTCAATTTTTACAATGTATTGAATCTTTTAATTGAAATAATGAGCAATTCTGAGTTGagtgatatgtttttttttttttttttgcttatgttaATCAGAGTCAGGGAAGCTGATTACATGGGGTTCGACTGATGATTTAGGTCAAAGCTATGTGACATCTGGGAAGCACGGGGTTAGAGAgattctctttatctttcttcttctgcattgTGTTCATTTGTTTGTGAGAAATCTATGGTACAGAGGATACTAAAATTGAGTTATCTACTTTATGAATTTTAGTTggattttgtaatttattaggAAACTCCAGAGccttttcctcttcctcctgAGGTTTGTGTACAGAAAGCTCAGGCTGGATGGGCTCATTGTGTTGCAGTCACAGGTCTGCATTTTTCCATTATCATCTGTTTTTAAAGTTCATtactttattgattttttttttgtttgttgaactATTCCCTTTGGATATAGAGAATCAAGAAGTTTATACATGGGGATGGAGGGAATGTATACCCACAGGGAGAGTGTTCGGTCAAGTAGAGGGAGATTCGTGTGAAAGAAACATATCGTTCTCTGCAGAGCAAGGTTAACATCTCCTTTTGTCTATTTTACTATTGGGAGATCtctaaatttatttactttgagGATGAATGTGAAGGATAGGATggtgcttcttttttttttttttggcagtgaGTCCAAGTTCTCAAGGGAAAAAGTCTAGTGGTGGAACGTCTTCTCAGAGTGAAGCTAGAGGTGGAGGGGAAACAACGAAGAAAAGGCGGATTTCACAAGCAAAGCAAGCTGCTGAGAATTCATTACAGTCTGATAACAACGAGCTCTCGGCATTGCCTTGTCTTGTATCGTTAGCGCCAGGTGTTAGGATTGTAAGTGTTGCTGCTGGTGGACGTCATACTCTAGCATTATCAGGTGAAATTTTTCAGCTTCTTACACCAATCATTATATCCTGAATGGGGTAATTTTGCTATGAAATAATCAGTCAATGTATGTCTGAAGAGCTTCTGGTGTGCTATAATAAACGCTTGATGCATCTTAATTTATATGAAAGTCCAGATATTGGACAAGTTTGGGGTTGGGGTTATGGAGGAGAAGGACAGCTTGGATTGGGCTCCCGTGTACGCCTAGTCTCCTCTCCTCATCCTATTCCATGTATCGAGCCTTCTTCTTATGGAAAAGGCACCGTTTCTGGTGTAAACATGAGTTCAGAAGTGCAATGCGGTCGAGTTCTTGGaagttatgtaaaaaaaattgcatgtgGAGGGCGACACAGTTCTGTGATTACAGGTATTTTTCTCACTATATTGCTTTTGTGGCTAGTCATCTACTGTATTAGTGTTTAAATCCACATTACTGAAAACAGCTTGTTTCAACCTTAAATCAAATCTTTATACTCTGTAATCAGGATTTCGAAATTTGATCTCATTTCTGCAGTGCCTTGATTAAGGTTCATTTGTTAGGTTGCTTTGAATCCTTTATAAAACTATGAACAGACTCCAAGAATCCTCGATCCTTTAACCTGAAAATAGTTTGACATATGTTATCTGAGAATTTATCAGAAGCATGATACTTGCCATGCATATAATACGGATTTGtaactagttttttttgtggACAGATACTGGAGCGCTCCTTACATTTGGTTGGGGGCTTTATGGACAGGTGAGTTCGACAGATCCTTGGCTTTCTATTTTACAGCATATATGCTTGAAACTTGAATGACTTGAGATTTTTGCTTTCAGCTGAACCCACATGTTGAGGAGATCTAATCATCATTGTGTAACTAAGCttgtcaaaatatattatatactaccGTATATCAAAACATATAACTAGGGGAAAATGCTAGTCTGCATTTAAGATAAGGCTGCAAAAGATAATCTAAAACCTCTCTTGCTATACATCTCCAACTAATATTTGCACTTTCTGTTGTGTATGTGGAAgtaattgatatttttgttttgctctctTAAGTGTGGCCAAGGAAGTACAGATGATGAACTAAGTCCAACATGTGTGTCATCTTTGTTGGGAATCAGAATAGAAGAAGTGGCTGCAGGTCTATGGCACACGATATGCGCTTCATCTGATGGGGATGTGTATTCGTTTGGTGGAAATCAATTTGGACAGTTAGGTACTGGTTGTGATCAAGCTGAGGTAGAATCTTGAACTATATATGTTTCCTTGTCTCTTTTTAGTAATGCTGATTGTTTTTGAAGATCATGCCATTAAACTTGAAAACCGCATTTTCAGACTCTTCCAAAATTATTGGAGGCTCCAAATTTGGAAGAGGTAAACGTAAAAACCATCTCCTGCGGTGCTCGTCACACCGCTGTAATTGCAGATGAAGGGAGAGTATTCTGCTGGGGATGGAACAAATATGGGCAGGTAATAAAAAGCAGACCATATCGAGCTACTTCTAGAAATTGTTTGGTTCCATTTAATGTGGATTTTACTGACGACATAGTTTGTTTGTCTGAAACAGTTGGGTCTAGGAGATGTGATTGACAGGAATGCTCCATCAGAGGTTAGAATCAAAGATTGTGTCCCCAAAAACATTGCATGCGGTTGGTGGCATACTCTGCTTCTAGGCCAGTCCTCTCTCTGAACAGACTTGACACACTCCAATTTTTTGTTAGGGGTTTATTAGAGCAAAAGATCAGATTTTTTAgttgaccctttttttttttaatatacacgTTAGAGGTATACCACTGTACATACACCAGCAGCATTTGTATGCAATGTAAGTCTTGAGTTGTTATCCAATATCCAGTGAACTTCTTTTTGTTCTATCAATTATGTAAAGTTTCCTTCCGTTAATTCATTTGCTTCATTAAGAAATCTTTATAGAGataaatatcatatatgttCACAAATCTTGAATTCATGAATTCATTACAGTTTTTCCCTTTTTGTAACGTCTGTTATACCAAAATTAAAGAGCTATATACACAGAATCAGTAAGATCTCTTAAGTATCCCAAACATCGTCTCTTCGGCTTAGGGCTTAGTTCAGCAACGATCCTGTGACATCTCGAATAAGGTAATGAAagactttttcttctctttacccTAGTCCGTTTCCTCGAACGCGTGGTGCATCTGACTATTATTTATATGTACGGAGTGGTTTTGTGCGCTTTGTCTGTGTTGATTTGATCTGGCTTAGATCGTACGTAGTTCAGGTCGATTCTATATGGATGTCGATTAGGGTTATGGCCTTATGGGTTTGAAGCTTCGTCGGCGTTACagatttatttatgtttttatttagtttcGTTGAACTTTATCAGATCTGGACTTGGACTTTGGGAATTTACACTATTTTAATTGTTCTGGCCGTGACATGTTTTATTACTTTGATTCTTAACTTTTAGCTTTATGTTCTCACAATAGATGCATGCTGTGATTTACTCTGCTTTTTAACTTACATGTTCTCTacaggaaaaagaagaagatgaaggctCTTATTCTTGTTGGAGGTTTTGGGACTCGTTTAAGACCATTGACTCTCAGTTTCCCGAAGCCTCTTGTTGATTTCGCTAATAAACCTATGATCCTACATCAGGTACTCTATATGGTCTTTCAAATTGTAATTGTGGTTCTTCTTGCTAGTCTCATGGTTttattattgtattgattttttttatctgggATATGTGATGACAAATGTTGTTGCAGATAGAGGCACTTAAGGCTATTGGAGTTGATGAAGTCATTTTGGCAATTAATTACGAGCCAGAGGTAAAATACATTTGAGTCTCTCTGATATTTCCCTATGCAAAGCTATATATATGATACCTTCATAGAATATCTTAATAGTTCAATGTTCAAAAAAATCATTCAGCAACTACTAGTGATGTCGAAAGACAAATCTCAAGGGAAGTCGAGACAAATCTCGGGATCAAGATCACTTGCTCGCAAGAGACTGAGCCTTTAGGTACAGCTGGTCCGTTGGCTTTAGCCAGGGACAAACTGGTTGATGGCTCCGGCAAGCCATTCTTTGTCCTTAACAGCGATGTTATTAGTGAATATCCGCTTGAAGAGTTTATTGCTTTTCACAATGCTCATGGAGGAGAGGCCTCTATAATGGTGACAAAGGTGaaagagattttttaaaacttaaaaagtacAATTGTGTTCATGTTTTTTACTCATTAGGATACCATTGGTTTAAAAGGTGGACGAGCCTTCGAAATATGGAGTAGTGGTTATGGAAGAAGCCACAGGGAAAGTGGAAAGGTTTGTCGAAAAGCCGAAACTATATGTTGGTAACAAGATCAATGCTGGGATTTATCTTCTAAATCCTTCAGTTCTTGACCGGATTGAGCTAAGACCAACTTCAATTGAGAAAGAGATCTTCCCCCAAATCGCAGAAGCTGAAAAACTCTATGCAATGGTGCTTCCTGGATTCTGGATGGACATTGGTCAACCACGAGACTACATTATTGGTCTTAGACTTTACTTAGACTCTCTGAGGAAGAAGTCTCCTTCAGAGTTAGCCAATGGTCCACACATTGTTGGGAATGTTCTAGTGGATGAAACCGCAGAGATTGGAGAAGGATGTTTGATTGGCCCTGACGTTGCTATTGGCCCTGACTGCGTCATTGAGTCCGGGGTTAGACTTTCACGATGCACGGTGATGCGTGGGGCACACGTGAAGAGGTACTCGTGTGTCTCAAGTAGTATCATTGGGTGGCACTCGATGGTCGGACAATGGGCTAGGGTCGAGAACATGTCCATACTTGGGAAAAATGTTCATTTGtacgatgaaatttattttaatggagCGGTTGTTTTGCATAACAAAGAGATCAAATCAGACATCATGAAGCCAGATATAGTGATGTGATGACCTTTTGATGGAtatattgttctattttttatttttattttttctttttgatcaaaACTAGCTTAAAGTgatattaa
The sequence above is drawn from the Camelina sativa cultivar DH55 chromosome 4, Cs, whole genome shotgun sequence genome and encodes:
- the LOC104781440 gene encoding AT-hook motif nuclear-localized protein 15; this translates as MANPWWVGNVAIGGVESPVTSSAPSLHHRNSNNNNTPTMTRSDPRLDHDFTSGSPNNTQTQSQEEQTSRDEQPAVDPGSGSGSTGRRPRGRPPGSKNKPKSPVVVTKESPNSLQSHVLEIATGADVAESLNAFARRRGRGVSVLSGSGLVTNVTLRQPAASGGVVSLRGQFEILSMCGAFLPTSGSPAAAAGLTIYLAGAQGQVVGGGVAGPLIASGPVIVIAATFCNATYERLPIEDEQQQQQQQQEQQLQLEDVKKQKVKEDDDNESGNDGNEGPMQPPMYNIPPNFMPNGHQMAQHDVFWGAATPRAPPSY
- the LOC104781441 gene encoding ultraviolet-B receptor UVR8-like, which codes for MNGEGAKLETGGGPSAAAAPKKEEEEDEQVVVVVAGKRLVYMWGYLPGASPQRSPLMSPVEVKIPPAVGSSWKDVSGGGCGFAMATAESGKLITWGSTDDLGQSYVTSGKHGETPEPFPLPPEVCVQKAQAGWAHCVAVTENQEVYTWGWRECIPTGRVFGQVEGDSCERNISFSAEQVSPSSQGKKSSGGTSSQSEARGGGETTKKRRISQAKQAAENSLQSDNNELSALPCLVSLAPGVRIVSVAAGGRHTLALSDIGQVWGWGYGGEGQLGLGSRVRLVSSPHPIPCIEPSSYGKGTVSGVNMSSEVQCGRVLGSYVKKIACGGRHSSVITDTGALLTFGWGLYGQCGQGSTDDELSPTCVSSLLGIRIEEVAAGLWHTICASSDGDVYSFGGNQFGQLGTGCDQAETLPKLLEAPNLEEVNVKTISCGARHTAVIADEGRVFCWGWNKYGQLGLGDVIDRNAPSEVRIKDCVPKNIACGWWHTLLLGQSSL